Proteins encoded within one genomic window of Siniperca chuatsi isolate FFG_IHB_CAS linkage group LG4, ASM2008510v1, whole genome shotgun sequence:
- the etfbkmt gene encoding electron transfer flavoprotein beta subunit lysine methyltransferase has protein sequence MTKNTEIVGEQSLTPEVKLRLFTPNCRFWREKPELWPFGDPYWAIYWPGGQAVSRYILDNPGVCRGKSVLDLGSGCGASAIAAKLCGAAHVVANDIDTVAAVATHMNCELNGLEAPVCLTDNMIGSQAKGFDLILLGDMFYDEALATSLHSWLDRCIKTHGTKVLIGDPGRPQFEEHGIRQLLRQLAQFELPESVREENYGLTCTSVWCYRPEL, from the exons ATGACAA AGAACACAGAGATAGTTGGAGAGCAGAGCCTGACTCCAGAGGTCAAACTGAGACTGTTCACCCCAAACTGCAGATTTTGGCGAGAAAAGCCAGAGCTCTGGCCTTTTGGTGACCCATACTGGGCCATATACTGGCCAGGAGGACAGGCAGTCTCAAG ATATATCTTGGATAACCCTGGAGTGTGTCGGGGTAAGTCAGTTCTGGATCTGGGGAGCGGCTGTGGAGCCTCAGCCATCGCTGCAAAACTGTGTGGAGCTGCTCATGTAGTTGCTAATGACATTGACACAG TTGCAGCCGTTGCGACCCACATGAACTGTGAGCTGAACGGCCTGGAGGCACCTGTTTGTCTGACTGACAACATGATTGGTTCACAAGCCAAGGGCTTTGACCTGATCCTCCTGGGTGACATGTTCTATGATGAGGCCCTCGCCACCAGCCTTCACAGCTGGTTGGACCGCTGCATCAAAACCCATGGCACCAAAGTCCTGATCGGAGATCCTGGAAGACCCCAGTTTGAGGAACATGGCATCCGACAACTCCTGCGTCAGCTGGCTCAGTTTGAACTTCCTGAGTCTGTCAGGGAGGAGAACTATGGTCTGACCTGCACCAGTGTTTGGTGCTACCGTCCTGAACTCTGA